A genomic region of Trichothermofontia sichuanensis B231 contains the following coding sequences:
- a CDS encoding CAAX protease, protein MDRGVRRFYKGLLMVIAAGVITVLLPPIKHLLALGYAALSTQVQQVIDLVRMGLLAFLVAALLAPLEALGWWAGWYGESVDTIAAQTNSSPAAPATETAAIPAGIASRIALPYHRYLIYLDGIGQGSTQQYLPDVEDFLAALTAALPPDICLVRDVMSYSVMNQPLTSAQRPLAFFWKLAEWLRLKNPRSLLGYVINIRNLLQVSVSADQRYGPIYNLGIAQRLYDSLSRQGYVPGSGIPVTLIGYSGGGQVAAGAAAFLKQAIQAPIDLISLGGVMSGNNRYLQLEHLYHLEGEKDTVQRLGPRMFPGRQPLLFLSYWNRARRAGKITIVPLSGVGHNVPGGLLDPNLVLPDGRTALQRTIDTILAILAGRLELPHTAKAAVDLSLAQPSNYAIYQQLPYNRYDFYPLQQSLPANTYIPVGTWIGRLILPPKSERAQVQGVWFEVYQTDADHPHWQGLRVRLCWEDIPILQQWRQSVVRDVNLSEPTQLSMQQGRVHPDRLDGWQRVGPLESLAASHPEDDVIVKLVGPVRVVAAAEGTGQQTTDPTLFITQEPVQITGRFYSLVQIGAPVANGSDVFTVRHFNRESHQFDAPTATVRIPQVLPSREGVFSSSNRGLEQSALNESGWYIYGAQGQDGEFVVQAIAPRALLRLQPEQVVLGKAATIQYLTKRCWQGTAKQKGQIKSVLLAPGEASIASAVDQWREGDRALLMHVYGGIGGKKKEFAPLGIYFGHFAYGIATVVRDPLSDELRFEITYKQIYTHNTDGIISGSLAWSAYMGDRQRGWLGVRPVADVLIRFPPLTAIYDFGDGQARSPLTALRYTLEAMAARYRVGDGTGGTFVGPTYSCVQDANQALYLALQRLRQVLQTNVTIQTWLAEHPDHPQTQQVQQLVALEKALTQKLMPMGIARSDWEDQAPLLGADLWEDPFNTLYNTLISWRTLLPRLTFEAIGKAFLQQGASLWLLRSNQVGGIDPDIAPIAPTALWF, encoded by the coding sequence GTGGACCGAGGGGTAAGGCGCTTTTATAAGGGGCTGCTCATGGTGATCGCGGCGGGGGTGATTACTGTCCTCCTGCCGCCCATCAAACACCTGCTGGCGCTCGGCTATGCAGCCCTTAGCACTCAGGTGCAACAGGTGATCGATTTAGTGCGTATGGGCCTCTTAGCCTTTCTCGTTGCGGCCCTGTTGGCCCCCTTGGAAGCGTTGGGCTGGTGGGCCGGTTGGTATGGCGAATCCGTGGATACAATCGCAGCGCAAACCAACTCTTCCCCTGCCGCACCTGCGACAGAAACAGCCGCGATTCCCGCAGGGATCGCTTCGCGAATTGCGCTTCCCTATCACCGCTACCTCATCTATCTGGATGGTATTGGCCAAGGCTCAACCCAGCAATACTTACCGGATGTGGAAGACTTTTTAGCCGCACTGACAGCAGCACTCCCGCCGGATATTTGCCTAGTGCGGGATGTCATGTCCTATTCAGTCATGAACCAGCCCCTCACCTCAGCACAGCGGCCCCTGGCTTTTTTCTGGAAACTGGCGGAGTGGCTCCGACTCAAAAATCCCCGCAGCTTGCTGGGATATGTGATTAACATTCGCAACCTCCTTCAGGTCAGCGTTTCAGCAGACCAGCGCTATGGTCCCATCTACAACCTGGGCATTGCCCAGCGGCTCTACGACAGCCTGAGCCGACAGGGCTATGTACCGGGCAGCGGCATTCCCGTCACCCTGATCGGCTATAGCGGCGGCGGTCAGGTGGCAGCAGGGGCAGCGGCCTTTTTGAAACAGGCGATCCAGGCCCCGATCGACCTGATTTCCCTAGGTGGGGTGATGAGTGGTAATAATCGCTATCTCCAGCTAGAGCATCTCTATCACCTTGAAGGGGAAAAGGACACGGTGCAGCGCCTCGGCCCCCGCATGTTTCCTGGTCGGCAGCCTTTACTGTTCCTGTCCTATTGGAACCGGGCACGGCGAGCCGGCAAAATCACGATCGTGCCCCTGAGTGGGGTGGGCCACAATGTCCCCGGTGGCTTACTGGACCCGAACCTGGTGCTTCCCGATGGTCGCACGGCTCTGCAACGCACGATCGACACCATTCTGGCAATTCTCGCGGGACGATTGGAACTGCCCCATACGGCCAAGGCAGCGGTTGATCTGAGCCTCGCCCAACCCAGTAACTACGCGATCTATCAACAACTGCCCTACAATCGCTACGACTTTTATCCTCTTCAGCAATCCCTGCCAGCGAATACCTATATTCCGGTCGGGACTTGGATCGGTCGTCTCATTTTGCCGCCAAAATCTGAACGTGCCCAGGTGCAGGGCGTCTGGTTCGAGGTCTACCAAACCGATGCCGATCATCCCCATTGGCAAGGTCTGCGGGTGCGCCTGTGCTGGGAGGATATCCCCATACTCCAGCAGTGGCGGCAGTCAGTCGTCCGGGATGTCAATCTGAGTGAACCAACCCAACTGAGTATGCAACAGGGGCGGGTGCATCCGGATCGCCTGGACGGTTGGCAGCGGGTGGGACCGTTGGAATCCCTGGCCGCCAGCCATCCCGAGGACGACGTGATCGTGAAACTGGTGGGGCCGGTGCGGGTGGTAGCAGCGGCTGAAGGCACTGGGCAGCAGACGACCGATCCAACCCTCTTCATTACCCAGGAGCCAGTGCAAATCACAGGGCGCTTTTATAGCCTGGTGCAAATTGGGGCACCCGTGGCCAATGGCAGTGACGTTTTTACCGTGCGCCATTTCAACCGGGAATCTCACCAATTTGATGCGCCAACGGCCACTGTGCGTATTCCCCAGGTGCTGCCCAGCCGTGAGGGGGTCTTCTCCAGTAGCAATCGCGGGCTAGAGCAATCTGCCTTGAATGAAAGTGGCTGGTATATCTACGGTGCCCAGGGGCAGGATGGGGAGTTTGTGGTCCAGGCGATCGCGCCCCGTGCCCTCCTGCGGTTGCAACCGGAGCAGGTGGTGCTGGGCAAGGCAGCAACGATTCAGTACCTCACCAAACGCTGCTGGCAAGGGACGGCCAAACAGAAGGGCCAAATCAAATCCGTGTTGTTGGCACCGGGGGAGGCGTCTATTGCCAGTGCCGTTGACCAGTGGCGAGAGGGCGATCGTGCCCTACTGATGCACGTGTATGGCGGGATTGGCGGTAAGAAAAAGGAATTTGCCCCCCTGGGGATTTACTTTGGGCATTTCGCCTACGGCATAGCCACGGTGGTACGGGACCCCTTGAGTGATGAACTGCGCTTTGAAATAACCTACAAGCAAATCTATACCCATAACACTGATGGCATTATTTCTGGCAGCCTCGCTTGGTCGGCCTATATGGGCGATCGCCAACGGGGCTGGTTGGGGGTGCGGCCGGTGGCGGACGTGTTGATTCGGTTTCCGCCCCTGACAGCCATCTATGACTTTGGCGATGGGCAGGCGCGATCGCCGCTTACTGCCCTGCGATATACCCTGGAGGCAATGGCGGCCCGGTACCGGGTGGGGGATGGGACGGGGGGCACCTTTGTCGGGCCAACCTATTCCTGTGTCCAGGATGCCAATCAGGCCCTTTACTTGGCCCTGCAACGCTTGCGCCAAGTGTTGCAAACCAATGTCACAATCCAGACCTGGTTAGCAGAACATCCGGATCACCCCCAAACCCAACAGGTACAGCAATTGGTGGCCCTAGAGAAGGCGCTCACCCAAAAGCTAATGCCAATGGGAATTGCGCGCTCGGATTGGGAAGATCAAGCGCCGTTACTCGGTGCGGATCTATGGGAAGATCCGTTCAATACCCTCTACAACACTCTGATCAGTTGGCGGACCTTGCTGCCGCGTTTAACCTTTGAGGCAATTGGGAAAGCCTTTTTGCAACAGGGGGCCTCGCTC